From Oenanthe melanoleuca isolate GR-GAL-2019-014 chromosome 4, OMel1.0, whole genome shotgun sequence:
gctgctcctcagggatgTCCTAACCTCTTGCAAGGCAAGAGGGAGTCGTCTGGTAGAGATATGTCTGGtttcactgaaatcagtggCCAAGCTCGCACTGACTTCACTAAGACCATCGTCTAGACAGGATACTTGATGCAGAACACTTGAGTTTGCTCATGATCCCGAGAGCTTTGCTCCATTAGCCAATGTGGCTAAAaacatcctggaaaaaaaaaccccaaaaaaccaacaaacctgCCACTTTGAACTGTTTTGCTGCACATAAATGCTTGGAAAGCCAAAGAAACCGAACACAACCCTCCAAAACAACCAACCGAAGCGGGGTGAATTGTAGGAGAGGGGGTGGCAGCCTCTAGCGAAGTAACAGTCAGGGCAGATTACAAAATTGACCCTCACCAGCTGTACTAGGGAAAAACCCAGACGAGATGTTGCATTATCGATAGAAAACCAACGCACATCCACAGTTGTTTTACCTACAGAGCACAGAAGTGGAGAGTGAGGGTGATGGAGCCTGGTGGGAGCACGCTCACACCGCGCTATCCTTCGGAAGATCACTGGCTGGAGTAGGTAGTACATGCACAGCAATAAAAGATTCCGTGGTGTCACCTGGGTCCCTGCTCAGATCTCGGTGGACTCTATTCGCTCCAGTCTGGAGGGAGTCCATGTCTTCTTCTCCTCGGTGTGCGGGGGGCTGGTGGCTTTCGTGTTCATCTCGTTGACCTtgtgctccaggagctggtTCTTCTGGTACATCTCCACGTagttcagctgcagctgcttctggtACTTGATgactttctccttctcctcctgccacGTGCGCCGCTCCTCCTCGAAGTCCATCACCTGCTGCTCCCGCTGCTGCCGCTCCAGCTTCAGCTCCGTCTGCAGCCGCTCCAGCTCCCGGCGCAGGCTGTTCACGCTGTCCTCGCTCTGCCGCTGCATCTTGGCCTCGTCGCTCTCGCAGGCCAGCGGGTCCCGCAGCTTCTCCCCGAGCTCCCCCCCGAAAGACCCCGCCGGGGGTGCCATGCTGGCAAGTGTCCGCTTCAGGCCGGAGACCTCCAGCTCACAGTGGTTCAGCTTTTCCCTCAGCACCTGGACCTCGCTcatcttcctctgcagctcGCCCTCGCAGATCTCCAGGTTGACGCTCTTGGAGCTGTAGGAGTCCTTCAGGGTGAGGATCTGCTCCTCTTTCTCCCGTAGGAAGTTCTTACCTTCCTTGAGCTGCGACCGCAGTCCCACGATCTCGTTGAGCTTCTGGGAGACGTCGGCTTGGGagtccttcagctgctgcttgagcagggagatCTCCCCTGCCTTCTGGCACACCTGTGGGGAgagcactggtgaggctggTGGATGGCAGCAAGGAGCTGCTtgtcccctgcactgcccatgAAATGACCCTGCTCGAGGACTCAGCCCTCACCAGGACCCAGAACATGGCACAGACCTAGACGTTGTCCTcacctctgtgttttcttcctggCTCTCAGGGACCTGATGCAGTTCCCAGCTGGAGTTGCCCGAACAGTCAAGCCCAGTGCTGCAGTCCCTACCAGTGATGCTttgctcctgccttcctcttATTCTCCCACCACAAACCCGTGGGGCTCAATCCCAAACTTTCTGCTGAACATCTGCAAATGGCACATTTCAGAGCCCAATTAATCCCAGCTTCATTGACTTTCCATCAGGATTAGCAGAATAAGTTCTTCTTGATTCTAGAGCTATGTTTTGCCTCTGCACTCTTAATAAATTTAAAGTTTCTAGCCTGTGCATGGAAGGATTAAAATTCTTCACATAatcaagctgaaaaaaaaaggtatgttAGCACTGGCTATACAAACAGACCTTGATAAAACGTTCTAAAAATAGGAACAGTAGGAAGAAGTTATGTAGGACTCAACAGGAGAACTAGAAAGAGGAATTTGTCTTCTAGCCTTTTAAGAGAGATAAACTTAACAACTGAAAACTGTGTGTTACGATGGAAAGCATGAGGTAGACGTGGCTATCAGTGTCATTCTTAGCTCAGTTGCTTTTATatcttcaattttaaaaaaatcaaatatttgaaaagcagTTTCAGGGTTTGCCAAATGCAAATGGTaaaagaatttaattaaaatagaCTTAAGCCCATTTTTGGCAGGCACAAGCACCTGTGTGGAAAGACCTGTGTTCCCTGAAACTGGATTTGAATGTCACGACTTGGAGTGACCAGACTGTAAAGTCAAATTATTAACCAGCAGAGGAGGGTGTGCATAGAAAGTTGTGCTTATTTTAGCTTAATTAAAGTCAACAGGCCGGGTACTCAGACAAGTGAGGTGACAAGCCTGGAGGTCACCAAGCCATGGCTGTTATCTGTGGGCTCCACTTAGGAGATGTGGGAGGTACTTTGGGTCACCAGACCCCACGATGGAAGCCTCACTCAAGGTCTGTTACGACAACGCTCTTACCTCCCACTTGGTCTCTTCAATCTTTGGGAGAAACTCAGCCTGCTCCTTCTTGAAAGCCACAAatttcttctccagctcctctcgTTGCTGGAGGAGCTGTCCCATGTCGTcctggagtttttttttctcctgctggagCTTGAAGatttggagctgcagagcctgctgagCCCGCTGCGCCTTTTTGGAGACCTGCTGCAACTTGTTGGCATAGTTCTGCCTCAGGTCCTCCATTTCCCTCTCCCAaatcttctgcttctcctcGAACACCTGGAAGATGGCCGCCTCGCTCTTGTCCAAGTTCCTCCTcatctgcagcacctcctgctccttctcccacagcctgtcctCCAGGTCCTGGATGATGTCGTCGGTGGAGGGTGAGTGGAAAGGCATCGTTTCGTTGAGATGGTTCAGCCTGCTGAAGGACGAGGTGCTCTTGCTCGAGGACCGCCCGCTGTCTGAGGTAGATATCCCGTTGTATCCCACGATGTTCTTCTCCACGTAGGTGGTCCCGATGCGGTTGATGTGGCTGGTGGAGGCGCTCATGGGGCCCACGTGCTGGCTGTAGCCCGTGCCGTAGGTGGGCAGGCTCGTCAGCGAGTTACGGCCCGAATCCGAGAGCCCCCCGCCCTGGTTTGTAGTCCTGTTAAGGCTGCTCTTGTCGAGCCCGCCCTTGGGCGCGGACGGGCTATTGCTGTTGGCGTGGTTCAAGCTCTTCCTGTTCTCTGCCATCCCGTTGCTCTGCGGCGGGCAGAGGTTCTGCATGGAATGGAAGTTTTTAGGAACTACTGGTTTAAAGGCTGAGGGTCTAACTAAGGGCTCATTGctctgcaaaaaggaaaaaaggagcaCGTATCAAACACAGCAGGAGGCTCGGTAACAACACACAAAAAGAGACACATTGGCACAGGGCAGCTTGAGCTGCCTCCTTATCCCACCTCCTTACACCCTGCACCATTTGGGGTTGCACATGAGGGACCTGTGGTCACTGCAAGGGCAACACATTGCCTTCCCATCCCCCAGCTGAAAGGAAACCATGTTGAATCACCCCAAACCTGCGTGATTTTTCCCTAGAATACTTGGGTTCTCTTAGT
This genomic window contains:
- the LZTS3 gene encoding leucine zipper putative tumor suppressor 3 isoform X1, translating into MATLETLPVLSDPSYPSPQTLPGFAPRYSQTIPKGAMGSVGSGVANEQEFAMKSVGTRTQSGGRQPEGPRNGYSARDAPTRYSGEEKTYKSEKVSNSLYINGDLRKGEKVKVDICGNVTANNEKNLPPPPQYREPSNPPKILPISGKLDQSNEPLVRPSAFKPVVPKNFHSMQNLCPPQSNGMAENRKSLNHANSNSPSAPKGGLDKSSLNRTTNQGGGLSDSGRNSLTSLPTYGTGYSQHVGPMSASTSHINRIGTTYVEKNIVGYNGISTSDSGRSSSKSTSSFSRLNHLNETMPFHSPSTDDIIQDLEDRLWEKEQEVLQMRRNLDKSEAAIFQVFEEKQKIWEREMEDLRQNYANKLQQVSKKAQRAQQALQLQIFKLQQEKKKLQDDMGQLLQQREELEKKFVAFKKEQAEFLPKIEETKWEVCQKAGEISLLKQQLKDSQADVSQKLNEIVGLRSQLKEGKNFLREKEEQILTLKDSYSSKSVNLEICEGELQRKMSEVQVLREKLNHCELEVSGLKRTLASMAPPAGSFGGELGEKLRDPLACESDEAKMQRQSEDSVNSLRRELERLQTELKLERQQREQQVMDFEEERRTWQEEKEKVIKYQKQLQLNYVEMYQKNQLLEHKVNEMNTKATSPPHTEEKKTWTPSRLERIESTEI
- the LZTS3 gene encoding leucine zipper putative tumor suppressor 3 isoform X2, with amino-acid sequence MATLETLPVLSDPSYPSPQTLPGFAPRYSQTIPKGAMGSVGSGVANEQEFAMKSVGTRTQSGGRQPEGPRNGYSARDAPTRYSGEEKTYKSEKVSNSLYINGDLRKGEKVKVDICGNVTANNEKNLPPPPQYREPSNPPKILPISGKLDQNLCPPQSNGMAENRKSLNHANSNSPSAPKGGLDKSSLNRTTNQGGGLSDSGRNSLTSLPTYGTGYSQHVGPMSASTSHINRIGTTYVEKNIVGYNGISTSDSGRSSSKSTSSFSRLNHLNETMPFHSPSTDDIIQDLEDRLWEKEQEVLQMRRNLDKSEAAIFQVFEEKQKIWEREMEDLRQNYANKLQQVSKKAQRAQQALQLQIFKLQQEKKKLQDDMGQLLQQREELEKKFVAFKKEQAEFLPKIEETKWEVCQKAGEISLLKQQLKDSQADVSQKLNEIVGLRSQLKEGKNFLREKEEQILTLKDSYSSKSVNLEICEGELQRKMSEVQVLREKLNHCELEVSGLKRTLASMAPPAGSFGGELGEKLRDPLACESDEAKMQRQSEDSVNSLRRELERLQTELKLERQQREQQVMDFEEERRTWQEEKEKVIKYQKQLQLNYVEMYQKNQLLEHKVNEMNTKATSPPHTEEKKTWTPSRLERIESTEI